Proteins found in one Quercus robur chromosome 2, dhQueRobu3.1, whole genome shotgun sequence genomic segment:
- the LOC126715790 gene encoding xyloglucan endotransglucosylase/hydrolase protein 22-like: MDSFPSTFPVMLMIITLMLGTLISLASASNLNQDFDITWGDGRAKILNSGELLTLSLDKASGSGFQSKNEYLFGKIDMQLKLVPGNSAGTVTAYYLSSKGSTWDEIDFEFLGNLSGDPYIIHTNVFSQGKGNREQQFYLWFDPTADFHTYSILWNPQRIIFSVDGTPLREFKNLESIGVPFPKNQAMRIYSSLWNADDWATRGGLVKTDWTQAPFTASYRNFNANACVWSSGISSCSSSSPSSPSTSNAWLSQELDSTSQDRLKWVQKNYMIYNYCTDSKRFPQGLPPECTMS; this comes from the exons ATGGATTCTTTTCCTTCAACATTTCCAGTGATGCTGATGATCATTACTCTCATGCTTGGCACTTTAATATCGCTTGCCTCTGCGAGTAACTTGAACCAAGATTTTGATATCACATGGGGTGATGGCCGTGCTAAGATACTAAACAGTGGAGAGCTTCTTACTCTCTCCCTTGACAAGGCCTCTGGCTCTGGATTCCAATCcaagaatgaatatttattcGGAAAGATTGATATGCAACTCAAGCTTGTCCCTGGAAACTCTGCTGGCACAGTCACTGCCTACTAT TTATCCTCAAAAGGGTCGACATGGGATGAGATAGACTTTGAGTTCCTGGGCAATTTGAGTGGTGATCCTTACATCATTCACACCAATGTGttcagccaaggcaagggcaacAGAGAGCAGCAATTCTATCTCTGGTTTGACCCAACTGCAGATTTCCACACCTATTCTATCCTTTGGAACCCCCAGCGCATCAT TTTCTCTGTGGATGGCACTCCGTTAAGAGAGTTCAAGAACCTTGAGTCAATTGGTGTACCATTCCCAAAGAACCAGGCAATGAGGATCTACTCTAGCCTGTGGAATGCTGATGATTGGGCCACAAGGGGCGGCCTAGTTAAAACAGACTGGACACAAGCTCCTTTCACTGCCTCCTATAGGAACTTCAATGCCAATGCATGTGTTTGGTCCTCTGGAATATCATCTTGCAGTTCAAGCTCCCCATCGTCTCCATCCACTAGCAATGCATGGCTATCACAAGAATTGGACTCAACTAGTCAAgacaggttgaaatgggttcaGAAGAACTACATGATATACAATTACTGCACAGACTCAAAGAGATTCCCACAAGGCCTCCCACCAGAATGCACCATGTCCTAA